Within Bactrocera oleae isolate idBacOlea1 chromosome 6, idBacOlea1, whole genome shotgun sequence, the genomic segment TCAGTAGTTGAGCAGTTACATACTACttgtaatgtacatatgtatttatatggtgTATATGGTCGGACATCCTGCAGGTCTTCTTCCCCTCAAGAAAAATACTAATACTTGAAGGATTTACTTAcataatataagaatttttacataataataaatttacatatgtaaatacacaaaaattcatacacatttaaaaataatccgttaataaaaaaaaaaaaattaggtggAACTGTGCCACCTGGCCGCTTTTTCTTGCTTCTTTCTAACTGTTCTCGCATAAAAGCAAAAGTGAGAACTGGATACATTATTTGTGCGATACAAGGAGTAGTAAGCAATAGTTTACGTGTATTTATGAAATTGTGTGTTTATCATATTTATGTTATTGAATGCACTTTTAGCTGAAttaatacacatataataattaaaatataataaaataaaacaaaaaattaattttaggttTCAAGAATTTTAGGGATCGAACATAAGAGCTTAAGATCACATTCACATCAATTACTTCGTGTTTATAAACCAGTTAATTAATACAAAAGACACAAAtgttaaatcaaattttttttagtactaGTAGTGGTAGTTTTCACATacgggaacatcgaaaaatatatctTCAAAAAGAAAagtacaccacgcaatgtgcgaatgttcttaaatgaattatcgATGCGCATACCTTGttagatttttgttttcaatttctatgatatgaccaaatttataattattaaaacccCCAGAgtttgtaataacataaacagttaataaagaattttttcaaCTCAGGTATGTGCGTTACGTGAGCAATAGCTTATTAAGCAAAggttaataataaaactgtggTTAACTGTGCCCGCGTTCCCACTTCTGAGATGGCTTAGGTAATAAGCGTGAAGGAGATAAGCTCAATGCGAATACGAGTACATACGTTCAATTCCTGGAGCTAATGGaacttaaaatgtttttttatttatattttattaattaaaatcttaGCACATCTTATTTcagttactttaataaaatattttacttactgAGATAAGTAAgatatttcagaaaaatatgcgcatatatttattaaatgttcCCTTATTTATTCGTATTTGCACAAATATGACATATATCACAAACACAcattcatttataaatacacatacgctgatgcttgcttctccttgccccgcacaaacaatgacttttgttaacactttttgctttttgcgcgAACAGCTAGaacgaagcaagttgaacgatcgccggcAAGGAAGGGTCAGAAGgtgcactgccacataattatttcagatatatttttattaaacgattttattttaaaaacatttaaataagtttaaatttatacatatattgttatttacgctaatattatattattaagtaaAGCAGCCCTAAGGTATTAGTATTTCTCAATACCAATTAAGCAATAAATAACGTTGAAACGCCTCTCTGGTGGCATGCTTTGGTAGTAACGACGAGTTCGCGCGGAGACGAGCCGGTACAAAAAATTGAGTTCTGACGCCGAATTGTGCGCATCGctgcggagttgacaaaattagtttgaatcgacaatttgggACAATGttggtcggctatgttgtcacGTTGGTCCTTCTTGCTGTGCTGtgctatttaaaatttacttatgctcttttgaggATATGCGATTACCGATTGAGGCTGTTTTGTACAACTTAATGAAATCATTTTTTTGTCAGTCTTCCTCGAGATTTGAAGACGAATTTCTctcatacaaaaattaattgtggttgaccaggcgcacagaaaacaGAGCGCaacgcagagttatgaacgaacgcccTTTGCTTTGTAGCAGACGCacattccttatgaatgaatttgttgtcgttgtaatatcgGAGAATGTTAACGATAGtgtctattcattaacattcacTGCTTAAGGTTATCTATTTTAAGGATTTTAGAGCTTGagaatttttaaactaattataaaattttgtaaagaacaatttatgcaaaatataactatatattgatttctgatgatatcgaaatcgaactacaataataaaatacttagGGTAGAAATGATACGTGCTCCAGATATAGCGGACGGATCGTGTAATAAGatgcatatgtacgtatacaaATCATGTCATCATTTTTCTAAACCTATTAGCACTTGATAACTCAtcgtgtacatacataaatatgtaagtttgtatgcATATAGATAACCAATCATCCACGAGCTAATCGTCAGAAGAGCTAATCAACATTTGTTTATATTGATAAATCATCCAAATACATAGCAATAGCGAAACGTCGACGTGATTTGGTACAGAGCACACCGGACGCTTAAACAGTTGGAGGGAGAGTCTTGATCGAATAGCATCGTATTcaaatataagtatacatataacaaGTATTGCCGGCTTAgttgataataataatagacataaaaaatttgattatatACAAGTGCTTCTGGAGACTGCCTTCATACGATAACCATGTCAAGTGCTTTAGGTCGTATACGTCTAATAACCTTCGACGTCACCAATACGTTACTGCAGTTTCGTGGCAGTCCTGGGAAACAATATGGAGAGATTGGTGCACTTTTCGGTGTACTCTGTGACAATGCTGATCTCGCAAAAAATTTTAAGGCTAATTGGTAGACTAAGGCAAATTGTTCGATCatcttaaaacatttattttttttgtgtaggTATATAATGAATAGAAAATATCCGAATTTCGGACGTAATTCTCGCATTACCTGGCAGCAATGGTGGTATCAGCTTATTGGCAGTATGATTAAGAAATAATTGTGGATGagtataattttattcaaataatctATTCTTATCCAGATACGTTTTCTGACAGCGGCTCATTGATACCCGGAGAGAAATTAGCTAGCTTGGTAAATCATCTACTTGAACTTCACAAAACAAGCGTTTGTTGGCAGCATTGCAATGGAAGTGTGGATTTACTTAATTATTTacgtttacaacaacaactcgcTACAAACCATAATGATAACGACGTTGATGATAACCACTGCAGTCACAAGTCACAAATAGCTTTAGGCGTAATATCAAACTTTGATCCTCGCTTAGACACACTCTTGcgtaatatgaaaattaaacattattttgattttacaaTTAATTCTTACGATAGCAACGTTGAGAAACCAAGTCCTGAAATATTCAATTTAGCCAGAAAGTTATCTGATTTGGAGAACCTAAAACCCAAAGAATGCTTACATATTGGAGACGGACCTACTACAGATTACTTAGCCGCCAAAAATGTTGGTTGGAATTCTGCGCTTATTCATGAGAAAAGTATTAACTACCTTATTAAAAACTATGGCAATAAAATCGAGGATCAATTTGTTTTCCAAAGTTTATACGATTTTCATAAgaagttttcaaataattttataaattggtGACtgatttgttaatttaataaattaacacTTAAAACAAATGTATGAACTCATAAATATTTTGGGGTTATTAGGTACCGGTAATTGTTCTCTTAGGATGTGTGCCACCCAGCGATATAGaatgtttttcaaaaagttcGACAAATGGATCCTGCGATTTATGTGTTTCTTTGTCATACTCAATTCCTATCGCCCATAACGATTCCAAATCGTATTGTTCGCGTAACTCAGGAGAAAACACATGCAGAGCAATGTtaccttaaataattaaagcaacaaTTTTATATCCTTAGATCAAGtatttcattgaaaatatatatgtgtatctaCCCAGATCCAATGCCATCCATTGCCGACTGTTTTCACCTTCGATCTTTGGTAAAATTTCTCCTTTCGTTCGCTTTACTTTATAAATATGCCGCACAAATTCCGCAATTGCCAACATGTGTCTATAACTGCGACCACTACATACCACCATATAATCTACATACTTTAAATCTTTAGGGACAGAACAAACAAACACATCTTCGGCTTTTTCCTTTCGTAGTACATCAACCAGATCTTCCACATCGTACACACCATGTTTACCatctataaataatttatgtaatattaCGAAATAATTTATATCAGATAGTACAATTACGATTTAAGTTCAGTCCTAAATATTCATCGTGTTCGGTAATTTTTGGCTCCTGCTCCTTTTGATACCGATAGCGTTCTTCTTCGACGTCAAAAATCTCATTAGCATCTCTATCTTGGAATATTTGATATTTGTGGCTGACAGTACCTGCTACTGTTTGCTTAATCTGAATTTATAATTGATAAACtgaatatactgaaaagcatttATCATCGCAATCATTACCATTGGCGCAGAATTGGTGTCAGTGGAGGAACCGACCTTTTCTTTTTCACTGCCACAACCTTTATCTTTCTGTGGTTCTGTATTCGTAAATACATGACTGAACGTGCGCAACAATGGAATATTTAATCGATTATATCGAATTTCCCGAAATATGCAAGATTTTATCAtgtttagttaatttaattCTGTAATGTGCCGTGTTATTCTGCTTTACGGAAAACAGCTGTTGGTAAACGCAACATATGATTATGGTTAAAGAGCGACATCTATTGGCAAGGTGCAAGAGTTTATTAATGATACCAATGTgatctaaaataaattaagttagcATAATCAAAACCACATATGgcagaaaatttataattcttcCAGAGAatgtattgggttggcaactaagtaattgcggatttcactcatagatggcttcagttgaatttttagatTTGCTGGCGtagcagagaatgtagattattctgtatgtatataatcagagaacgtaaatgaattatttattattattattattataaaaatattatttttatacgttctctgatgtAAAACACATTgtgttatttgatagttggtaattcacgtgagattgcagaaaagcttcaggtatcacatacatgcattgtaagtcacttaaaacaacttggctatgttcaagaactcgatacatgggttcctcacgaactgaaagaaatgcatttaacgcaacgcattaacagctgcgatttgctaaagaaacgtaatgaaaattatcaatttttaaaacgaattatAACTGGCGATGTaaaatgggttgtttacaaccatatcgagcggaaaagatcgtggagcaggccaggtgaaccagctcaagcagcatcaaaagctggtattcattaaaagaaggttttgttatcagtttggtggaattataaaggaattgtctactttgaactcttaccacccaaccgaacaatcaattctgttgtctacattgaacaactaacgaaattaaacaatgcagttgaagaaaagcggcccgaattgataaatcgaaaaagtgttgtattccatcatgacaatgcaatgTCACACACATttttggtcactcggcaaaaattattggagcttggttgggatgttttgccacatccaccatatagtcctgaccttgcaccatcggattactttttgtttcgatctttacaaaactccttgaatggtaaacatttcaataatgatgatgatgtcaaatcgtacctgattcagttatttgctaataaaaaccagaagttttatgaacgtgggattatgacGTTTCCTGAAAGATGGCAAGAGGTCATTGATCAAATcgggcaatacattacagaataaagttatttagttccatgaaaaaattcagatttttttttttaaatccgcaattacttagttgccaaccaatatacgttctctgctacatctttatcaaaacaaaaaaacaagtacTGTAAAAAGTTTGCGACGATAAGAAATATTATAGGCACCATCTACTTTAGATTCAACAACTGTGTTCGATGGCACGACATATGCAAAAATGCATAACATAAtcgaaacaataaatttttagggTTTTTCGACTTACACACATCTCAGATTATCTTAAAAATCAATTCCCATTAATTAAGTCTTTGAAGAACTGTGTTCTACCTAGAATCTTTGAGAAAATTCATACATAACTAAGTTCGGCTTTATcacgatttattttcaaaatattatcttATAAAGAAACAACTTCAcaaatgtacaatacatacaataaaATCTCTTACATCCATAAATTGCATGTATTTTGTATAGATCTCTTCCCATTACTCGTAATTTACCCactaaaatattgcaaaaatatacatacatatattgttttcaATATTGCAGTTCTCAGTACATTGGcatcttatataaattttaacttatGTACtcacaaataaatgtaaataaactgctcaaatttaaataatttacaaaatagtTCTTTGAGCAAATTTATTACCCTTTCTTGTGAatctttttgatatatatatattacaaattcTCTACTACTTTCTTATGACTAACTATTTTATTGGGATATCTTTAAAAAGATATATCAAGTACAATTTATCGCATTTCAAACGATTTTCATTGTTTATTTATAGTCCGTTATTATTTAGAATGCAGGCAGGAAATAGTACCACAAATATATTGCAGACATTGATATCTAGCTTTCCCATATCTCATCTCGCTGTTTAGCTGCTAACATCTTACgttctttattattttagagAAACAACATTGTAGatttcaattcgaattaaaataCAAAGTTTACCTTTGGCCTCGCGTAGTACGCGTTTCTCATTCTCTCTTTCTGCGGCAGCTGTTTTCAGGCGCACACCTAAAGCTCCGGTAACAAGGCGACGTGCGAGTGCTGCACACGTCTCGGGCCTTTGACGATATGGTTGCAGGGATGCAGCACATTTCTTAGCCTTTAAGCGAGATTCTATTGTAGCTTCCGCTAATGGCTTAAGTACTACGAATGGATGGCCCATGGTTAAAACTTCAGCAGCTATTTAAAACAaagatattcataaatatttacaacgtTTTATGCTTTCCTGGATTGACCTAACAAACTCACCAATTCGGGAACTGCTGAACACAGCCAAGGCATGGGTATCATCCACCCATTTAATATCAAAACCAGATTCCTTGTATTGGGAAAAAACCATAAGAAGGTCATGATTCTTAAATTCGACAGGGAAATTGGATACTTCAAGTACGTGTGGGAATTCCTCATCGTTGAGTATAGACTGCTTTGTAAGATATGCCTATatgtcaaaataaaatttagttattaattaaatatatactccAGACAAATATATACACTATAATCCATTTTTGGCAATTCGATTTTCACTTTTCCCACCGAAGCTGTGAGTTCTTGCATGATTTTCGGATCTAAACACTCTCCACTATCGTCGTACAAAGTTTCCCAGTCgtcttcttcctcttcttctGTGGTACTATCTACGGCAGAGCGATGTGGTGTCGAAACGGGAATAATTTTTGAACTTCTTCGATTGGATCCCTTGTCATATTCTAAGCCATTTTCGATTTTCTCGGGAATTTCAAGTACATCTGAGACGAATGTTTGCTTAATAATCCGACGATTACTACGGTTTATTTCCTgcgaatattatataatagaatttATTCCATAAAAACGCTAAAAATGGTAGAAAAACTATTTTCTGAACTAAGTTTGGGTTAAGTTTGGCGGAATTAgtgttaaaaaaggaaaataacaaaaaacaaagcaatctaaaacattttcaatatacTTATAGTGAGATAAATCGTTATACATAACACAAATGACAGTATTGATTGAATTCAACTTTGAATTCTTTTGCGAAATGAAccgcttattaaacaaattattcagtTAACTAAATTGCTAATCAcagtacttatataaaaatatgtacatatacattcaaacaaatataattgattGCGTGTGTTAGTTAACGATAGTCCCATGAAACCTCGCAATTCATTTACTCTTTGGCAATTTTAATTTACCTTTGATGCTCGCTGGAATTCTTGTGCTTCTACATCACATTTAGTTGTACTCCTTGTACCATTTTCTGTTGATGCAACATCTTCTATTCGTAAATTCTGTACTTTGCTTGCGTTTTCAGTATTACTTTGCTTCATTTTACTTCGTCTGCTCGAATTAGTATTCATTTCGTTGTTAACAATGGTTTCTGGTGGTATTTTTTGTTCTTCGGTTGATTGTTGTTCGAATAACAGTAGATTTTGTATATTATCAGTATTCAAatgcagttgtttttgttgactTATGAAAGCAGCTGTAGTATCACGCGAATCGGTAAGTGATATTGAATCATGCCCGTTCCGTATTGTTTTCGTTTCGGTCCGCTCCGATGATAATTTAGATATTTTCGCGTCTTGAGCCTCAACGATAAGAGTCGATTTTTTAGAACGTTCTCTGCGTTCGCGATTGTTTACTGTAGATGATTTCGTCTTCTTTCCGGCGCAAACAGCTGCAATACCTGCACTTTTGTTTCCAGATATATCGTCTAACTTGGTCGACGCTGTAGTGTGTACTGACGCTCTTGTCTCCGAAGTAATTGCCAAACGCTGCTGATTACTGCCGCCgcagctattattgttgttattattacaaGCAGTCGTTGATGGCATCGGAGCTAACGAAGCAGTCGATGGTGCGATATCATTTGTTTtgctatgttgttgttgtaacccTGTTACTTCCATAGGTGTAGCTGCTGGCGTCGTTGGCGGGGTAGTTTGACTGCGCCGTGCCCTTGGAATATACACCGCTCTATCTGGTCGACGTTCACGTCTTACAGCTGACGATTGCCTAcgaaacatatatgtatatgtaagtaaataaaatacatacaaaaatggTTGTAGTAAAACAGCAAAAACCCAAAACGCAATGAGCAAACACATATTACACactacattcatacatatgtacacataaaatATATCTGTATTTGGAtgtttatacatacttatgtatactaCAACCaacaattatatgtatgtacatatatgtgtaagcACGTTTGCGTGTTTCGGGGTAAGTAGGTGAATGAATGTGCGGTAGACAGGTGAACGAATCACATAAACATAAATGCAGCAACCTACACATACGAAACTAAGAAAGAGAGGAGCAAAACAAAATGGCATATAAGTCACAAAAGAACTCCGTAAAATGCAACAAAACTAGTTAAACACGTTGGATTGCGATGAGGTAACTTCTTGCTACTCATAGCGCAGCTAGCGGTTAGGCCTGTACTGGAACGTAGTTTTCATAC encodes:
- the Reg-2 gene encoding rhythmically expressed gene 2 protein, giving the protein MSSALGRIRLITFDVTNTLLQFRGSPGKQYGEIGALFGVLCDNADLAKNFKANWYIMNRKYPNFGRNSRITWQQWWYQLIGNTFSDSGSLIPGEKLASLVNHLLELHKTSVCWQHCNGSVDLLNYLRLQQQLATNHNDNDVDDNHCSHKSQIALGVISNFDPRLDTLLRNMKIKHYFDFTINSYDSNVEKPSPEIFNLARKLSDLENLKPKECLHIGDGPTTDYLAAKNVGWNSALIHEKSINYLIKNYGNKIEDQFVFQSLYDFHKKFSNNFINW
- the LOC106619679 gene encoding uncharacterized protein, with the protein product MIKSCIFREIRYNRLNIPLLRTFSHVFTNTEPQKDKGCGSEKEKVGSSTDTNSAPMIKQTVAGTVSHKYQIFQDRDANEIFDVEEERYRYQKEQEPKITEHDEYLGLNLNHGKHGVYDVEDLVDVLRKEKAEDVFVCSVPKDLKYVDYMVVCSGRSYRHMLAIAEFVRHIYKVKRTKGEILPKIEGENSRQWMALDLGNIALHVFSPELREQYDLESLWAIGIEYDKETHKSQDPFVELFEKHSISLGGTHPKRTITGT
- the LOC106619674 gene encoding uncharacterized protein; the protein is MGVEKSGSETRLFKTNSLDLYRPPALRNYNQSGASADGVAATYTLSAAVAERSFTTTAADKTTLLSTSISCNNSPTHANENNSFDNNAMTSRCVNEDRGTTKTTTTSISVIKSEVPTSGGDMPTAPTTSTAVSSKSAQQRQSSAVRRERRPDRAVYIPRARRSQTTPPTTPAATPMEVTGLQQQHSKTNDIAPSTASLAPMPSTTACNNNNNNSCGGSNQQRLAITSETRASVHTTASTKLDDISGNKSAGIAAVCAGKKTKSSTVNNRERRERSKKSTLIVEAQDAKISKLSSERTETKTIRNGHDSISLTDSRDTTAAFISQQKQLHLNTDNIQNLLLFEQQSTEEQKIPPETIVNNEMNTNSSRRSKMKQSNTENASKVQNLRIEDVASTENGTRSTTKCDVEAQEFQRASKEINRSNRRIIKQTFVSDVLEIPEKIENGLEYDKGSNRRSSKIIPVSTPHRSAVDSTTEEEEEDDWETLYDDSGECLDPKIMQELTASVGKVKIELPKMDYSAYLTKQSILNDEEFPHVLEVSNFPVEFKNHDLLMVFSQYKESGFDIKWVDDTHALAVFSSSRIAAEVLTMGHPFVVLKPLAEATIESRLKAKKCAASLQPYRQRPETCAALARRLVTGALGVRLKTAAAERENEKRVLREAKERKMLAAKQRDEIWES